A single region of the Acidobacteriota bacterium genome encodes:
- a CDS encoding ABC transporter permease, with protein sequence MVGGALSPGYRVARWGYVAFCVAAFIFLIAPILVLVPLSFNAEPYFTFTEGMLRFDPEAYSLRWYRSILDGDEWTRPLANSLIIGISATVVATVLGAAAALGLAHPAMPGRKIVTALLISPMITPVIIAGVGMFFFYSNLGLAQTHVGIILAHAVFGAPFVVITVSATLAGFDWTVMRAAANLGANPLVAFRRVQLPLILPGVISGSLFAFAASFDELVIVLFMGGLEQRTLPRQMWSGIREEISPTILAVATFLIVFALLALSTVEWLRRRGASGEQRAG encoded by the coding sequence ATGGTTGGCGGCGCGCTCAGCCCCGGCTACCGGGTCGCCCGCTGGGGCTACGTGGCGTTCTGCGTCGCCGCGTTCATCTTCCTGATCGCGCCGATCCTGGTCCTGGTGCCGCTCAGCTTCAACGCCGAGCCCTACTTCACGTTCACGGAAGGCATGCTTCGGTTCGACCCGGAGGCCTACTCGCTCCGCTGGTACCGCAGCATCCTCGACGGCGACGAGTGGACGCGGCCGCTCGCCAACAGCCTGATCATCGGCATCTCGGCGACCGTCGTCGCCACCGTGCTCGGTGCCGCCGCGGCGCTGGGCCTGGCCCACCCGGCGATGCCGGGCCGCAAGATCGTCACGGCGCTCCTCATCTCGCCGATGATCACGCCGGTGATCATCGCCGGCGTCGGCATGTTCTTCTTCTACTCGAACCTCGGCCTGGCGCAGACCCACGTCGGGATCATCCTCGCGCACGCCGTGTTCGGCGCGCCTTTCGTCGTCATCACGGTGAGCGCGACGCTGGCCGGCTTCGACTGGACCGTGATGCGCGCTGCCGCCAACCTGGGCGCGAACCCCCTCGTCGCCTTCCGCCGGGTGCAACTGCCGCTCATCCTGCCCGGCGTCATCTCGGGTTCCCTGTTCGCCTTCGCGGCGTCCTTCGACGAGCTCGTCATCGTCCTGTTCATGGGCGGCCTCGAACAGCGCACCCTGCCGCGCCAGATGTGGTCCGGCATCCGCGAGGAGATCAGTCCGACGATCCTGGCAGTGGCCACCTTCCTGATCGTCTTCGCGTTGCTGGCGCTGAGCACGGTGGAGTGGCTGCGGCGAAGGGGAGCGTCCGGGGAGCAGAGGGCCGGTTGA
- a CDS encoding ATP-binding protein, giving the protein MIERRRYLDRIAAAIGRAPVTSLLGPRQCGKTTLAREFASTRESTRFDLGSEADVRQLANPELVLGELRGLVVLDEIQILPGLFNVLRVLVDRPDADTRFLILGSASPTIVRGVSQSLAGRVEFIDMGGFDLEETGATDMRKLWRRGGFPRSWLADSEAESVAWRRGFIRTFLERDLPQLGVPVPAVAMRRFWSTLAHHHGQTANAASLGRSIGVSDKTARRYLDLLTGAWMVRQVQPWFENLGKRQVKAPKVYVRDTGLLHSLLGIDNDQELLGHRRVGASWEGFAMEQILSALGQPTPWFWSAHGLGEIDLLLLLRGRRIGFEMKFSEAPRVRAKTREIASALDLDHLFVVCPTRQAYPAASDITVLPANAIPSLPERIEGL; this is encoded by the coding sequence ATGATCGAACGTCGCCGTTACCTCGACCGCATCGCTGCCGCCATCGGGCGGGCGCCCGTGACTTCGCTCCTCGGCCCTCGCCAGTGCGGCAAGACGACGCTGGCCCGCGAGTTCGCGTCCACGCGGGAGTCGACCCGGTTCGATCTGGGATCCGAAGCGGACGTGCGCCAGCTCGCCAACCCGGAGCTCGTCCTGGGCGAGTTGCGGGGGCTCGTCGTCCTAGACGAGATTCAGATTCTGCCGGGGCTGTTCAACGTTCTTCGCGTCCTGGTCGATCGACCGGACGCGGACACGCGCTTCCTCATCCTCGGCAGCGCCTCTCCAACGATCGTGCGCGGCGTCTCGCAGTCCCTGGCGGGCCGCGTCGAGTTCATCGACATGGGTGGCTTCGATCTGGAGGAAACCGGCGCAACCGACATGAGGAAGCTGTGGCGACGCGGCGGCTTTCCGCGTTCCTGGCTCGCGGACTCGGAGGCCGAGAGCGTCGCCTGGCGCCGCGGTTTCATCCGCACGTTCCTCGAGCGCGACCTGCCTCAGCTTGGCGTCCCCGTGCCGGCGGTCGCCATGCGGCGCTTCTGGAGCACGCTGGCCCACCACCACGGTCAGACTGCGAACGCGGCGAGTCTAGGCCGGTCGATCGGCGTCTCGGACAAGACCGCCCGCCGCTACCTGGACCTTCTGACCGGCGCCTGGATGGTCCGCCAGGTTCAACCCTGGTTCGAGAACCTCGGCAAGCGTCAGGTCAAGGCGCCCAAGGTCTATGTCCGCGACACAGGGCTCCTCCACTCCCTGCTGGGCATCGACAACGACCAGGAACTCCTCGGCCATCGGCGCGTCGGCGCGTCCTGGGAGGGCTTCGCGATGGAGCAGATCCTGAGCGCCCTGGGCCAGCCGACCCCCTGGTTCTGGTCCGCGCACGGGCTGGGGGAGATCGACCTTCTGCTCCTCCTGCGAGGCCGCCGGATCGGTTTCGAGATGAAGTTCAGCGAAGCGCCCCGGGTCCGCGCCAAGACCCGTGAGATCGCCAGCGCCCTCGATCTCGACCACCTCTTCGTCGTCTGCCCGACCAGACAGGCCTACCCGGCGGCGTCCGACATCACCGTCCTGCCCGCGAACGCGATTCCGTCGTTGCCGGAGCGCATCGAGGGGTTGTAG
- the boxC gene encoding 2,3-epoxybenzoyl-CoA dihydrolase, with amino-acid sequence MSNQATADGPSGHQAGGTVAEKPLDFRTHPDRYRHWHLRIEPPLAFLTLEVDEQAGLRPGYQLKQNSYDLGVDFELYDATQRLRFEHPEVHAVVLRSDRDRIFCAGANIGMLGSSSHQLKVNFCKFTNETRLAIEDACQHSGQRYVCAVRGTAAGGGYELALACDRILLADDGSSAVSLPEVPLLGVLPGTGGLTRLLDKRRVRRDRADLFCTLEEGVKGRRAVDWNLVDELLPRSSFDDGAKTRALELAGSSDRPAATGGADWLEVEPKLEADSIVYTALRIDFDRALGAARLTVLGPTEPPPADASQALAGSAAFWPLVLARELDDALLHLRLNETRIGQLVIESEGNLGAVAAFDPFLHREREHWFVREVLLYWKRVLKRLDLTARSVFTLIAPGSCFAGLLLELALASDRAYMFEGESEDGERAPYIELGELNFGAFPTPNGLSRIETRFLGREDAIDSLRALIGTRLEAAEAAEAGLVTEILEDLDWDDEVRIALEERASFSPDALTAMEANLRFPGPETLESKIFGRLSAWQNWIFQRPNAVGEEGALRLYGTGRRPRFDRERI; translated from the coding sequence ATGTCCAACCAGGCCACCGCGGACGGACCCTCCGGCCACCAGGCCGGCGGAACCGTCGCGGAGAAGCCGCTCGACTTCCGCACTCATCCCGACCGCTACCGGCACTGGCATCTCAGGATCGAGCCGCCGCTCGCCTTCCTGACCCTGGAGGTCGACGAGCAGGCGGGGCTCCGGCCCGGCTACCAGCTCAAGCAGAACTCCTACGACCTGGGCGTCGACTTCGAGCTCTACGACGCCACCCAGCGGCTGCGCTTCGAGCACCCGGAAGTCCACGCCGTAGTGCTGCGCTCCGACCGCGACCGGATCTTCTGCGCCGGCGCCAACATCGGCATGCTCGGCTCCTCCTCCCACCAGTTGAAGGTGAACTTCTGCAAGTTCACGAACGAGACCCGCCTGGCGATCGAGGACGCCTGTCAGCACTCGGGCCAGCGTTACGTTTGCGCGGTTCGCGGCACGGCGGCAGGCGGCGGTTACGAGCTGGCGCTCGCCTGCGACCGCATCCTGCTAGCCGACGACGGCAGTTCGGCCGTCTCGCTCCCTGAAGTGCCGCTCCTGGGAGTGCTTCCCGGCACCGGCGGACTGACACGACTCCTCGACAAGCGCCGCGTCCGCCGCGACCGGGCCGACCTGTTCTGCACCCTGGAAGAGGGCGTGAAGGGCCGGCGCGCGGTGGACTGGAACCTGGTCGACGAACTGCTGCCGCGATCCTCCTTCGACGACGGCGCGAAGACGCGGGCGCTGGAACTCGCCGGCTCTAGCGACCGTCCTGCCGCAACCGGAGGCGCGGACTGGCTCGAGGTCGAACCGAAGCTGGAAGCGGACTCGATCGTCTACACAGCGCTCCGCATCGACTTCGACCGCGCGCTCGGCGCCGCCCGTCTGACCGTGCTCGGCCCGACCGAACCGCCGCCGGCGGACGCGTCGCAAGCACTGGCAGGGAGTGCGGCCTTCTGGCCCCTCGTCCTGGCTCGGGAACTCGACGACGCCCTGCTCCACCTGCGCCTGAACGAGACCCGGATCGGGCAGCTCGTCATCGAGTCCGAAGGCAACCTGGGCGCGGTAGCCGCGTTCGACCCGTTCCTCCACCGCGAACGCGAACACTGGTTCGTGCGTGAGGTGCTGCTGTACTGGAAGCGGGTGCTCAAGCGACTCGACCTGACCGCGCGTAGCGTGTTCACGCTGATCGCGCCGGGGAGCTGCTTCGCCGGCCTGCTGCTCGAACTCGCGCTGGCCTCGGACCGCGCCTACATGTTCGAGGGTGAGAGCGAGGACGGCGAGAGGGCGCCCTACATCGAGCTGGGCGAACTGAACTTCGGGGCCTTCCCGACGCCCAACGGACTTAGCCGGATCGAGACCCGGTTCCTCGGCCGGGAGGACGCGATCGACTCCCTCCGTGCACTCATCGGCACACGTCTGGAAGCCGCCGAAGCCGCGGAGGCCGGCTTGGTCACCGAGATCCTTGAAGACCTCGACTGGGACGACGAAGTCCGCATCGCGCTCGAGGAACGGGCGAGCTTCTCGCCCGACGCGCTGACCGCGATGGAGGCCAACCTCCGCTTCCCCGGTCCCGAAACCCTCGAGAGCAAGATCTTCGGGCGCCTCAGCGCCTGGCAGAACTGGATCTTCCAGCGGCCCAACGCGGTGGGCGAAGAGGGCGCGCTCCGCCTCTACGGCACCGGCCGCCGACCCCGTTTCGACCGCGAACGCATCTGA
- a CDS encoding ABC transporter permease, whose translation MTSQESPSGRQPPARPLWRRALGPRLRAAGLALPLVAFVSVTFLGPMLSLLTKSFHDPEVADALPETMAALRDWDGQGTPSDEAFAAVAREFVAARTERNLGRTANRVNRVASGMRSVIMGSSREMVEAQTAAAAAGAVTDGAFWRDTMIAIDSRWGGPEPWRALEAAGQRFTARHYLKALDFERGPDGGYVRAPEVWRIYVPLFWRTFLVSLGVTLLCLVIGYPVAHMIANSPPKRANVLLLLVLLPFWTSLLVRTTSWIVLLQNQGIVNDFLVAIGLIGDDGRIAMIYNMTGTFVAMTHVLLPFLVLPLYSVMRAIPPAYMNAAVSLGATPFQALRRVYWPQTLPGVGAGCLLTFILAIGYYITPALVGGQSGQLISNMIAYHVQTSLNWGLAAALAALLLGGVTLLYVVYDRLVGIDRIGLG comes from the coding sequence GTGACGTCCCAGGAATCTCCAAGCGGCAGGCAGCCGCCTGCCCGGCCGCTATGGCGCCGGGCGCTCGGGCCTCGGCTGCGGGCAGCCGGTCTCGCCCTGCCGCTCGTCGCGTTCGTTAGCGTGACGTTCCTCGGCCCCATGCTCAGCCTGCTGACGAAGAGCTTCCATGATCCCGAGGTCGCCGACGCGCTGCCCGAGACGATGGCCGCGTTGCGCGACTGGGACGGTCAGGGCACCCCGTCCGACGAGGCGTTCGCGGCAGTCGCCCGCGAGTTCGTCGCGGCGCGGACGGAGCGCAACCTCGGACGGACGGCGAACCGCGTCAACCGGGTCGCGAGCGGCATGCGCAGCGTGATCATGGGCAGCTCGCGGGAGATGGTCGAGGCCCAGACGGCCGCCGCAGCCGCCGGCGCGGTGACGGACGGCGCTTTCTGGCGGGACACGATGATCGCCATCGACTCCCGCTGGGGCGGTCCGGAGCCGTGGCGCGCGCTTGAGGCCGCCGGCCAGCGGTTCACGGCGCGCCACTACCTCAAGGCCCTCGACTTCGAGCGTGGTCCTGACGGCGGCTACGTTCGCGCACCGGAGGTGTGGCGGATCTACGTGCCGCTGTTCTGGCGGACGTTCCTGGTCAGCTTGGGCGTCACCCTGCTGTGTCTGGTCATCGGCTATCCGGTGGCGCACATGATCGCCAACTCGCCGCCGAAGCGCGCCAACGTCCTGCTGCTACTCGTCCTGCTGCCGTTCTGGACCTCGCTGCTCGTGCGGACCACTTCGTGGATCGTCCTGCTCCAGAACCAGGGCATCGTGAACGACTTCCTGGTCGCGATCGGACTGATCGGCGACGACGGCCGGATCGCGATGATCTACAACATGACGGGCACCTTCGTGGCGATGACCCACGTGCTGCTTCCGTTCCTCGTGCTGCCGCTCTACTCCGTGATGCGGGCCATCCCGCCCGCCTACATGAACGCGGCCGTGTCGCTCGGGGCGACGCCGTTCCAGGCGCTGCGACGGGTCTACTGGCCGCAGACGCTGCCCGGCGTCGGCGCCGGCTGCCTCCTCACCTTCATCCTCGCGATCGGCTACTACATCACCCCGGCCCTGGTCGGCGGCCAGAGCGGCCAGTTGATCTCGAACATGATCGCCTACCACGTCCAGACCTCGCTCAACTGGGGTCTGGCGGCGGCGCTGGCGGCACTGCTGCTGGGCGGCGTGACCCTGCTCTACGTCGTGTACGACCGCCTGGTCGGCATCGACCGGATCGGCCTCGGGTGA
- the boxB gene encoding benzoyl-CoA 2,3-epoxidase subunit BoxB gives MTTLDSTVDYDVLIPNNVALASDARVRRGLERWHPGYIDWWMDMGPDGFQTSDVYLRTAVRVESKGADKWAVFDYVKMPDYRWGILLAPQAEDRTIPFGRHVGEPAWQEVPGEYRAMLRRLIVIQGDTEPASVEQQRFLGKTAPSLYDMRNLFQVNVEEGRHLWAMVYLLQKYFGRDGREEAGELLRRRSGSDDAPRMLGAFNEETPDWLSFFLFTFFTDRDGKMQLESLAQSGFDPLSRTCRFMLTEEAFHMFVGESGVTRIVQRTCEAMREAGLDDPTDIEAVRALGVIDLPTIQKKVNLHYSLTLDLFGSELSTNSANFFNAGLKGRFREHRLEDDHRLLDDTYGIPEPAKGAAGVNGGWQIVQHPALNALNARLRDDFTADCNLGVGRWNKAISQTGFDFAITLPHVAFHRQIGVYRDLHATPAGELISEDAWTAQRGEWLPDDSDRAFIESLMKPEFRPGHYASWIAEPRIRINHKPGDFEWVKLAEA, from the coding sequence ATGACGACGCTTGACAGCACCGTCGACTACGACGTCCTGATTCCGAACAACGTCGCTCTGGCGTCGGACGCCCGGGTCCGCCGCGGCCTGGAACGCTGGCATCCCGGCTACATCGACTGGTGGATGGACATGGGCCCCGACGGCTTCCAGACCTCCGACGTCTACCTCCGCACCGCGGTGCGGGTCGAATCGAAGGGCGCGGACAAGTGGGCCGTGTTCGACTACGTGAAGATGCCCGACTACCGCTGGGGCATCCTGCTCGCGCCCCAGGCCGAGGACCGGACGATCCCGTTCGGCCGCCACGTCGGCGAGCCGGCGTGGCAGGAGGTGCCGGGCGAGTACCGCGCGATGCTCCGGCGCCTGATCGTGATCCAGGGCGACACCGAGCCGGCTTCGGTCGAGCAGCAGCGCTTTCTGGGCAAGACGGCGCCCTCGCTCTACGACATGCGCAACCTGTTTCAGGTGAACGTCGAAGAAGGGCGGCACTTGTGGGCCATGGTGTACCTGCTCCAGAAGTACTTCGGCCGCGACGGGCGGGAAGAGGCCGGTGAGCTGCTGCGCCGCCGTTCCGGCTCCGACGACGCCCCGCGCATGCTCGGCGCCTTCAACGAGGAGACACCGGACTGGCTCTCCTTCTTCCTGTTCACGTTCTTCACCGATCGCGACGGCAAGATGCAGCTCGAATCGCTGGCCCAGTCCGGCTTCGACCCGCTGTCCCGCACCTGCCGCTTCATGCTGACCGAGGAGGCGTTCCACATGTTCGTCGGCGAGAGCGGCGTCACCCGCATCGTCCAGCGCACCTGCGAAGCGATGCGGGAAGCCGGGCTCGATGACCCGACCGACATCGAAGCGGTGCGGGCGCTCGGCGTGATCGACCTGCCGACGATCCAGAAGAAGGTGAACCTTCACTACTCGCTCACCCTCGACCTGTTCGGTTCCGAGCTGTCGACGAACTCCGCCAACTTCTTCAACGCCGGGCTGAAGGGGCGCTTCCGCGAACATCGGCTGGAGGACGACCACCGCCTGCTCGACGACACCTACGGGATCCCGGAACCCGCGAAGGGCGCCGCCGGGGTGAATGGAGGCTGGCAGATCGTCCAGCATCCGGCTCTGAACGCCCTGAACGCACGCCTGCGCGACGACTTCACCGCCGACTGCAACCTCGGTGTCGGTCGCTGGAACAAGGCGATCAGCCAGACCGGATTCGACTTCGCGATCACCCTGCCCCACGTGGCCTTCCACCGGCAGATCGGTGTCTACCGGGATCTGCACGCCACGCCGGCGGGCGAACTCATCTCCGAAGACGCCTGGACCGCACAACGCGGCGAGTGGCTGCCGGACGACTCCGACCGCGCGTTCATCGAGTCGCTGATGAAGCCGGAGTTCCGGCCGGGCCACTACGCTTCC
- a CDS encoding ABC transporter substrate-binding protein yields MKSSVAVVLSVVLVAGCRLAADPPPGSAPGSEAGERSITAVSYGGSYARAVVRGYHQSFTEATGVRVDLADFQGGLAQVRAQVEAGAVHWDVVDLSVAETVSGCDEGVLELIDPSILPAGPGGELPEDDFLPEMNTECGVGNLLFSSIFAYNREVLTGPPPTRLADFFDLERFPGRRGVRRSPEAILEMALMADGVPKDRLYDVLSTPEGLERVFRKLDTIKDEVVWWDTSAQAPQLLADGEVLMTMAANGRIFNAQVLEGQPFVIVWDGQVLNRGQLAIVAGTPRLDDAMRFVQHAARAESMAGVGRYIAYSPARYSAETLIDRHFETGTEMWPHMPTNPANMQNYLMTDWQWWADHGDEMLERFTAWLAR; encoded by the coding sequence ATGAAGAGTTCGGTCGCAGTCGTCCTGAGCGTTGTCCTGGTCGCCGGCTGCCGGCTGGCCGCGGACCCGCCTCCGGGCTCGGCGCCGGGCAGCGAGGCGGGCGAGCGCTCGATCACTGCCGTTTCCTACGGAGGCTCCTACGCCCGCGCAGTCGTGAGGGGATACCACCAGTCCTTCACGGAAGCGACCGGCGTTCGCGTCGACCTCGCCGACTTCCAGGGTGGACTGGCCCAGGTCCGGGCGCAGGTGGAAGCGGGTGCGGTCCACTGGGATGTCGTCGATCTCTCCGTGGCCGAGACGGTCAGCGGTTGCGACGAAGGCGTCCTGGAGTTGATCGATCCCTCGATCCTACCGGCGGGTCCGGGCGGCGAGCTGCCGGAGGATGACTTTCTGCCCGAGATGAACACGGAGTGCGGCGTGGGCAACCTGCTGTTCTCCTCGATCTTCGCGTACAACCGGGAGGTTCTGACGGGACCGCCTCCGACCCGGCTCGCCGACTTCTTCGACCTGGAACGGTTTCCCGGGCGGCGTGGCGTGAGGCGGTCGCCGGAGGCGATTCTGGAGATGGCGCTGATGGCGGACGGGGTTCCGAAGGACCGTCTGTACGACGTGCTGAGTACGCCCGAGGGTCTCGAGCGGGTGTTCCGGAAGCTGGACACGATCAAGGACGAGGTCGTGTGGTGGGACACGTCCGCCCAGGCGCCGCAGTTGCTGGCGGACGGTGAGGTGCTGATGACGATGGCCGCGAACGGTCGCATCTTCAATGCCCAGGTACTGGAGGGGCAGCCCTTCGTCATCGTGTGGGACGGCCAGGTCCTGAACCGCGGCCAGCTTGCGATCGTCGCGGGTACGCCACGGCTCGACGATGCGATGCGCTTCGTCCAGCATGCGGCCCGTGCCGAGTCGATGGCGGGAGTCGGCCGCTACATCGCCTACAGTCCGGCGCGCTACTCGGCGGAGACGCTGATCGACCGGCACTTCGAAACGGGAACCGAAATGTGGCCGCACATGCCGACGAACCCGGCGAACATGCAGAACTATCTGATGACCGACTGGCAATGGTGGGCGGACCACGGCGACGAGATGCTGGAGCGCTTCACCGCCTGGCTGGCGCGCTGA
- a CDS encoding ABC transporter ATP-binding protein, translating into MSVPAPDDRGESGVPHVEFEGVDKSYDGENLVVRGLDLAVERGEFLTLLGPSGSGKTTCLMMLAGFEAPTAGTIRIAGRPIQDLPPHKRGIGMVFQNYALFPHMTVGGNLAFPLEVRGVEPAVRRERVNRALSLVQLEGLEDRRPAQLSGGQQQRVAIARALVFEPEIVLMDEPLGALDRRLREEMQYEIRRIHSSLGVTVVYVTHDQQEAMTLSDRVAVFHNGVIEQAASPEVLYEEPEKAFVARFIGENNRLDGVVVSEEDGVCEVDIGGQTIRAMSLGLCPPGARTTVVIRPERVAVTPPDGRYRNEVETRIDDMIFLGDHLRLHMTIGGASDFIAKIPNVVGHGAVLPGDTVRVGWAALDCRALVPEKLAEGEEEW; encoded by the coding sequence GTGAGCGTCCCGGCCCCTGACGATCGCGGCGAGAGCGGCGTGCCGCACGTCGAATTCGAGGGCGTCGACAAGAGCTACGACGGCGAGAACCTGGTCGTGCGAGGGCTCGATCTCGCGGTGGAGCGGGGCGAGTTCCTGACCCTGCTGGGGCCCTCCGGCTCGGGCAAGACGACCTGCCTGATGATGCTCGCCGGTTTCGAGGCGCCGACCGCCGGAACGATCCGGATCGCGGGCCGGCCAATCCAGGATCTGCCGCCGCACAAGCGCGGGATCGGCATGGTGTTCCAGAACTACGCCCTGTTCCCCCACATGACGGTTGGCGGCAATCTGGCCTTCCCGCTCGAGGTCCGCGGCGTCGAGCCGGCCGTGCGGCGGGAACGGGTCAATCGGGCGCTCAGCCTGGTGCAACTCGAGGGGCTCGAGGACCGGCGGCCGGCGCAGCTCTCGGGCGGTCAGCAGCAGCGCGTGGCGATCGCGCGTGCACTGGTGTTCGAACCCGAGATCGTCCTGATGGACGAACCGCTGGGCGCGCTCGACCGCCGCTTGCGCGAGGAGATGCAGTACGAGATCAGGCGTATCCACTCCAGTCTGGGGGTGACGGTCGTCTATGTCACCCACGATCAGCAGGAGGCGATGACGCTCTCCGACCGGGTGGCCGTGTTCCACAACGGCGTGATCGAGCAGGCGGCGTCGCCGGAGGTCCTCTACGAGGAACCGGAGAAGGCCTTCGTGGCCCGGTTCATCGGCGAGAACAATCGGCTCGACGGCGTCGTGGTCAGCGAGGAGGACGGCGTCTGCGAAGTCGACATCGGCGGCCAGACGATCCGCGCGATGAGCCTGGGTCTGTGCCCGCCGGGCGCTCGAACCACGGTCGTCATCCGGCCCGAGCGCGTCGCGGTGACGCCGCCGGACGGCCGCTACCGGAACGAAGTCGAGACGCGGATCGACGACATGATCTTCCTCGGCGACCATCTGCGCCTTCACATGACGATCGGCGGCGCCTCCGACTTCATCGCGAAGATCCCGAACGTCGTCGGGCACGGCGCGGTGCTGCCGGGCGACACGGTGCGGGTCGGCTGGGCGGCGCTCGACTGCCGGGCGCTGGTGCCCGAGAAGCTGGCGGAAGGCGAAGAAGAGTGGTGA
- a CDS encoding ABC transporter substrate-binding protein, whose protein sequence is MVRAAAVAVAAVLAGCAPHAGDGTEPRSPGPEANEESITVVSYGGSYARACVLGYHESFTAETGIQVNLEDFNGGLAQIRAQVEAGAVHWDVVDLGVADTVTGCDEGVLELIGPELLPPGPNGEAAADDFLPETNTECGVGTLLYSTIYAYNPETLPGPAPSTLADFFDLVRFPGRRGMQRKPEANLEFALMADGVPKERIYELLGTPEGLDRAFRKLDTIKDEVVWWEAGAQPPQLLADGEVMMSTAWNGRIFNAQVLEDQPFVIVWDGQIMDRGQLVVVAGTPHLEGALRFMRHAARSESMAGVGRYIAYSPARRSGQALIDRHAETGVDMWPHMPTNPANMKNFLMADWEWWADHRDEMQERFAAWLAR, encoded by the coding sequence GTGGTGAGGGCGGCCGCCGTCGCGGTCGCCGCGGTGCTGGCCGGCTGCGCGCCGCACGCGGGAGATGGGACGGAGCCCCGCTCTCCGGGCCCCGAGGCGAACGAAGAATCGATCACCGTCGTCTCCTACGGCGGTTCCTACGCCCGCGCCTGCGTTCTCGGCTACCACGAGTCCTTCACCGCCGAGACCGGCATCCAGGTGAACCTGGAGGACTTCAACGGCGGCCTCGCCCAGATCCGCGCCCAGGTCGAGGCCGGCGCCGTCCACTGGGATGTCGTCGATCTGGGCGTCGCCGATACCGTGACCGGTTGCGACGAGGGCGTCCTGGAGCTGATCGGTCCCGAACTGCTGCCTCCGGGTCCGAACGGCGAGGCGGCGGCGGACGACTTCCTGCCCGAGACGAACACGGAGTGCGGCGTGGGCACGCTGCTCTACTCCACGATCTACGCCTACAACCCGGAGACCCTGCCGGGTCCCGCGCCGAGCACGCTCGCCGACTTCTTCGACCTGGTGCGCTTCCCCGGGCGCCGGGGCATGCAGCGGAAGCCGGAGGCGAACCTGGAGTTCGCTCTGATGGCCGACGGCGTGCCGAAGGAACGGATCTACGAGTTGCTCGGCACGCCGGAGGGCCTCGATCGCGCGTTCCGGAAGCTGGACACGATCAAGGACGAGGTCGTGTGGTGGGAGGCCGGCGCGCAGCCGCCGCAGCTCCTCGCCGACGGCGAGGTCATGATGAGCACCGCCTGGAACGGACGGATCTTCAACGCCCAGGTCCTTGAGGACCAGCCGTTCGTCATCGTCTGGGACGGGCAGATCATGGACCGGGGCCAGCTCGTGGTCGTGGCCGGCACTCCGCACCTCGAGGGTGCCCTGCGGTTCATGCGCCATGCCGCTCGCTCCGAGTCGATGGCGGGCGTCGGGAGGTACATCGCCTACAGCCCCGCACGCCGTTCCGGCCAGGCGCTGATCGACCGCCACGCGGAGACGGGCGTGGACATGTGGCCGCACATGCCGACCAACCCCGCGAACATGAAGAACTTCCTGATGGCCGACTGGGAGTGGTGGGCCGACCACAGGGACGAGATGCAGGAGCGGTTCGCCGCCTGGCTGGCGCGATGA